One Gossypium hirsutum isolate 1008001.06 chromosome A08, Gossypium_hirsutum_v2.1, whole genome shotgun sequence genomic window, atttttttttctttttccatgtgatgtggtttatattgGATTTTTTTTCATAAACAAAGTTTTTCCCCCTGCTTCAATTTTGAGTCATTATCACAACCCCCGGTCTGTTTTCTTACatacaataaacacattaaaatattaaaatttgtagAATAATTCTTCAACCCAAGTTGCAACAAAATGAAAGTAAACAAAATTGCACAAATGCTTCAACTCAAATCACAAAACTCTTTATTTTTTACACACCCAACAATAACGGACCAAAATTTGAACCCTAATTTCCATCAACCCAAcaattaaaaagcaaaaatttatctttttgaaGTTCGCTCAGTTTGCACAACCAAAAAAGTTTCTCCCTTTGTTCCGTGGAGTATTCGCATTACAAACGGGAGCCCTTAAACCGCAATAGTCGTAGAAAACCCTTAAGCGCGTTCCGTTAAGACGTGAAAGAGATGGAAAACGAAAGAGAGCACAAAACTCTATTCACGTTGCAAACGAAAGTGATAGGAAACGAAAAAGTGAAGGAGAAAACGAAAGAGATGATCAAATAGGAAGAAACAAAtgaacaaaagagagaaaaacgaAAGAGATAGAAGAAAAAAGAGGTTGAAGACGATGAcgaagaaaattttttaaaggaataaaatatgTCTTAAAAGGaaataatattattaagtaataatatttaaaagaatcggtaaaaaaaataaaaatgtccaGTCTTGGGAGGGCGACAAGTGGCAGTGTATTAGTGGTTAATGCTGTCACATCAGTAAAATTTTAACACCGTtagtttaaatactaaattagtGGATGAAAAAAATGTTCAAGTATCAAATtaggttaaaaaaattttaagtaccaATTTAAGAAAAGTTAATAAATTCAAGTACTAATTCtatatttaaccttttatttaaatatattaaaaacaaaaataatattaaagacaTTTTCAAACCTACTCTGAGGATTCACATTTTCAAACCTACTCGGACAATTCAATATTTAAATTGAATCGATatcgagtttttattttttaaagtaaaattcaGTTCACCCTTAAATTTTGAGTCAAGCTTGAGTTTCTTTAAGCTGGAATACTCCCATTTGGTAGttcatttactttaaattattttaaggaATTTGATTTACAGTTTGATGTTTCTTTTTTTCTAAAgaaatttactttttaaatatcaattttataattatataataaaaaaattaagttaaaatatgttataaatttttggtttttttataaattaagaatttaatctttatacttttttaagatttcaaaatttagatacAACCGTTAACAttattaagattattttattaaatttaaattcattataatGTCAACTTTTTAATTATATTGCGATAAAGtgagtattttatttatttcaaaatttcacatcaataaatttaacaaaaaattaacagTAGTAATAATTAAACTTGAATTCCTATTTTGTAAACCGTACAAAGAGCTATGCTagattttaaccaaaaaatttaatgttacaaagaacatgaattttacaaaaaaatccaaaattttatttttttatcaaaagttTTCAATGTagcatgttaattaaattatccCAACTTAACGTGACACATAATTGATGGAATTGATGGAAAGTAAGCATGCTACGTTGACAAATGTATATATACTATAGCAATAGCAATATGatcttaaaataataatcatgtttaccttatatgtttttttttgacATATGGCACTCAATTTAAACATTTACTTATAATTTGGATATATTACTTTTTTACCTCttaccttttaatttttaaaagttatttcatttttaaaaatttttttttaattttatatgttaaaatataaaattaattttaaataaattatctctttatttttaatattttacttaattgaattaagttttaatgttataataataatatttatccaATTGAATTcaaatataatgaaaattaattacactcatttattaaactaaaacaaatataaatacaaaattaccaaaaatagaatattaataatttataatattaaaatagattaatttaacaatatataaaataaataacatgtaaaaaaattataaataatattatttaaattgtaatataatattattaatattcatGATGaactttttgtattattttaatattaaatatttttaaaattaaataactttaatataattgattttaaatatttttaataacattttgtaattatattattttttaaatttattaatgaattttaagaaatttattaaattttttaaagaaaattaatattataaaaaacattataaatttaatatacatGATCCATCCATCGCATAAGAATACAAATTAGTttttaacctaattaaattacttaaaagtattggattaaattttaaatatagaacATGAAGCAAACGGAATAGAAAAGCTTGAAATGAATCCAGTTCCCAGCAAACTCTTCTCATTGGTTGATTTTGAGATCCTTAAGCTTGGATTCCAATTCCTTCTCATGTTCTGCATTCTCCTCCTCGTCTTCATCTTCCTCTTCCTCATCATCTTCTCCTTCTGGATCATTCTCGTCCAAAGGTCCCAGCATATCGAGGGAACCTTTAAATATTTCCTTCACCTCATCTATCCCTTCGTCGGATATGAAATTTCCATTGATATGCAGCAACTTGAACCCGGGTTTTTTCACAACCACCTGAGCCAAATGTCTACCACCGGCTCGCCTAATGGCATTCGTGCTCATATCAACTTCATTCAACTGACCATGATCCTCTCCTAATGCATTGGCAATCAAAATAGCTCCTTCATCCTTAAGTTCGTTCTCGGCTAAGTTTAATTTCGTAAGGAACTGTTTCGATGCGATGCAGGCTGCTAAGGAAGCGGTGCCTTTGGCTGTAATGTCGTTTCCAGCCATTTCAAGAACTTCAAGTGAAGGTGCAGAGTGTTTTAGAGCATTGGCAAGTGCCTCGGTTCCTTCATCTTCAAGGTTCAAGTAACTGAGGTAAACCTCGGTGAGATCTGTGAATTGAGAGATTGCTTTACTCAAAGCAACTCCAGCTTCAACACCAAACATGTTGTCACGTAGATCAAGTTTCTTTAAATGTGCGCATCTCTTTAGTGCTTCAGCTAAGGCCAGACCACCATCCGTGCCAACTCTTGTAGAAGAACATCGGAAATCCTCCAATGAACAGGAGCGTTTCACTATCTCGGAGATAGCGAACGCACCTTCATCCCCTGTCATGTTATTATGAAAATGAAGTACTTTCAGTTTCTCAGTAGAAGGAATTAGCTCGGAAACGGCTCGTGCAGCTTCTTCCGATATACCATCGTTCATCAAATAAAGTCCCTGTAAACTATTCTGTGACTTTAGAAGTGCCCCAAATGCCCGGACGCCTTTTTCACCCAAGGCATTGTTTGAAAGATTCAGGTACCTCAAGTGACAACCTTCCTGGACTGAAGAAAAAATGTTCATAACATCGAGAGCTTCCAACTCTGGCCTTCCTGCAATAAAATCCGAAAGGTCTACCTCTGTCAACTGATCTTTAATGGTTGATAAGATAGGTGCAGCAACATTTGCAGCATCTAAACCAAAACTTCTGTTGCTAAAACATATCTTAGTATAGGAATTTCCTGCCTCTCCCAGTGGTCTCAATAGTTCCTTAGCCTCCTCTGCCCCTATAAATGCCCGGCGACCTCCTGATATATCAAAAACGGTTCCACGAAGATCAGTAGCTCTATCTGCCAACCCTCAATTAACTTTTGGGCCTCTTTTAATAACTTCCAGCATCAGTCTACTGGATTCTTTGGCATATATTTGCACTGCAGAACTTCCATCACCATCAGGCTCCTTCTTGTAATGTTGATCCGCAGCAGCAAAAGCTAACTCTTCCATTTTCTTGGCATCCTCCTCGGCCTCATCATTACTTAATAGGCCACAATTTCTAGAGAAAATGGATGGAGTAGTAAGATTCTTCTTCATCCGCTCTACAAGCATTAGCCTCGTGCTATGACTAGGTGGCCACAATTTCACAGACAGCGAGCGGTGTTGGAAAGTTTGTGTTCCAGATCCCATGTTTAATTAACCTAAGACCATGACATGTTGCAAATACATTATAACAAAACCAGGATACTTTGCTGGTGCATGCACAGGACAAAATAAGAGTAATGAAGATGGCCAAAGAGATCTGTAACCATTTCTATAAACCACAATTTCAGAAATGCAGCATTCTGATCATACAAGtattatttacatattatttacatGGTAGTGGCATTGAATGAAACAAAACAGCTAATAGAGACGAAATCAGAAAATAAAGGACTTTTAAATGCAAGAACAAACGAGATGAGAAATGAAGCCGGTTTCCGAAGTATTGTTAAATGAAATAATTGTTCAACATAATGAAACAAAATGCTCATTGCAACACTTAAAAATTGCATAGAAAGATAAAATATCTGAAACGAAATCCCAACAATTTCCATATGCTAATAAAAGACTTTAATTTACATAACAATCGCTATGCCAACGGCATCAAATATGTTAGCAATATACTTCTATGAGAAATCCCAATGTACAAAGCCACGGTCTTGATTGAAAGAACCAAAAGGGCAATAACAGAGGCGATGCTAATTCCGGATGAAAGTAAATAATGTTACATCACAGCCAAAAAGCTTGAAACTAGTCAATATTCAAACTAATGTATTGATCCAGATTGACTGTATTTTTCTTACATGAACCTTGTTAATTGCAAAATTGTACAAACTGGTTAAAACTTCTGATTTAGACAAAGAATCAACCTATCTCATATTCCCAAATTCTATAGTTATTGAGCAAAGCATATGAAAATACAAGGTTGTTTGCACTTATGACAAAACTCATCTCCATTCTATTCCTAATTAATATAGAATTAGTCTTCCAATGGTCCATAAGACTAATTAATATTGTTCCAAAACTCCAACATCTTAAGTTACTCAAACTCAGAAGTGACTGAGTGTCCAAAATTGATAcgtcaagaaaaatgaagaattaTATCCTTGTATCAGTATCTAGATATCTATCTGATGTGGATAcctcaagaaaaatgaagagtataACACACATAAAACCTGCTTATCATTCTTTTTTCCCATCAAAATCAGATAATGAAGATAACTAAAATTCATTACTAGCTTGTTACTAGATCAtatggaaatgaaataaaataatataaaataagtgaGAAACTAAGCGAGAAAACCTTCCTAAAGGGAGTAAAAATAGTGCTCGAAACCCTAAAATGCAAATTCGCAAAACTACTTAGTTCATAACataaaatttgtatataaaattaaattaaataatcgtTCAATTTCTCACCTGTAACACTCCTTGGTTTTGTAAACAAAATTTGATATTGCAGAGTCGATTTTCACCGAGAACCTGAAACAAAACAAGAATCCGAATATTTATCCACTTGATTTTCTAGTTGGTTTCAATTCTATCAGTCAAGTAGACAAATCTGCAATCTTATATATACAATAAAAAAGCAAACAACAGACGAAAACGGtcgactttttttaaaaaaaaaaatctcgagAAGCAAACGGAAATAACAAAAACGTAGAAtggaaaaaagagaaaagaaaaaaaagattgatAGAGTTCCATTGAGATCGGAGAATAAAATACCTTCTTTTTctcttgttttcttctttttgatcttttcttttttataatagTGAAGAGTAGTGCAGAGTAATGAAGAAGATGGCAataagaaaaatcaaaagaatgcGTGCGGAATTGGAGGGAAATGATGgcttctttttaagtttttaaattcaaatgataaaattattttgtcTTATTAGGTCCCTGTAGTATGCATAAATTATTGAtgtaatctttatactttaattcgatgatttttagtttattattttcttaaatttaaaattttagtttttacctaaatgttaaatttgttaaattaaatcatactttttaaaaaattttatgggtaaacatattattacatatgtaatgttatattagcttattatttatttttatatgatactAAAAATatggtgttattttttttaatagatttaatgactGTGGTTTGAGttatgattgaaattttaaattttgaaaaatataagaattaaaattatcaaattaaaacaaTACTTAATTCATAATACGCATAATACATGACTAATAGTAGATTTGACCTAACAAATTTAACTGTTACCATTTGGATAACAAATTCttacaaagttaacaaacaaacttatttaattttacaatttagtccttttcaccatCTAAATATATTAACTATCAATTCCTTCAAATTAAGCTCTAAATTATCAATTTCTCTCTAATGATAACTTACTAAATAGtagttaattgaacaaattaATGCATGAGCTAGCTAATTCAAATTCCTATAATCAAGAacctataaaaatttaataaaaatagctTGAAACCTTGCTTTTTAATGGTCGAATGTTGAACCTtagcttctttctttctttgatgAAAACAATGGAAGGAGGAGATGAATTGAAAGTGGGTGGAAAATTAAAAGATGCGTGCATCTTCTTCCTCCACCGTTTAAAACTAGGCGCCCCTGCGAAATTTGTTCAATTGAATAATACCTATAAAcctcttaaaatttttatgttaaatctctaattaataattcaacaatttatacagaagaaattagtaaaaattagcacttcaattatttatatgtaataaattaacaaaatttagtaGTTCATGTGTTACCGACAACTTGAATAGCTTTTAAATTTTCGTTTCTGacaaattaaaatagataaattaattttttttattgtagagtagaaagaaaaaaatatataattaaacctaaaaaatatggcttaataaattaaatatttacaagttttatataaatattaatttggattttaatgttgattaaaaaaaataaaaggaaaattgttTTCTAGTTATTAAAATTGGAACAATTTGCTCCAAATTTTAAATCATTGAATTACATATTCAAGATTCGACCTGGTCCGCTATAGGTTTAGTGTTGAGTAGAACAAaataaaaggaatttttttttttgaagagaaaaatgaaatacccaaaaaaagaaaagaattgagCTAGTAATTAACTAAGACCAAAATTatattacataataaaaaaacataaatttaattaaactaagaagcATTAGAGGAATTAACTTCCGTCAACGGAAACGACGAAAGTAACTAAATGGCAATATTAAACTTGGCTGTAACCTCCTTGGCACCACAATCAAAGTCGCATTTCACCTCACAATAGGCGTTGCCATAGTCATCGTTCTTACATTTCTCGTTACAACTTTCGAAGCATGCATTGAAACGATCAGAGTCTGCCTCGATTGGCTTAATACTTGCCACCACGAGAACAATGCACACCGTAATCCACCTTATAATGAACTTGTTCGCCATTTGTTACGATTTCTATTTGAAAATTTAGACAATATTATTTGAAGAGGCAAATGAAAGCTTATTTCGACTACTCATCCGCAAGATGGGAAATATTTAAAGGGTGTAGCTAAAATTAGATCTCATAATTTTGAAtgcaaaaatatcaaaaaaactaaaatggaactcaatatttatatattcatcaATATAAAATCcattcaatataaataaaaacccatATAAATGTAAATTCAAATACAACCCGCGTTATAAGACTCAAATCAAAATGAATTCAAATAGAAACTCAATTCAAAAACTAAAATATCCCATGTTAACCAAATGATTAAAATTCCAAGTACATTTTACCTATAACtattaaattgacaaattttccTTAGCTAAACCAAATGGAAGTTAATTTCTAAAGTAGTGAATATTAGATGATTATAGAATTTTTTAgattcaatatttataaatttctaGGAGTTCATGTTATTCAAAAATCATTTATGGTGTGGGAAATAAATATGGGGACAAACAGATTGAATTTAACGGTGAATTCAAGTATCTTGAACTCAAATCCTAACTTTTGGATCCCCTTCAAgccttgaaaaggttattttatTCTCAATGTGATGGCAAGTCACGAATATAACAATATCTAAATGGTTTTTGAGTCTTTGAATCTAGAACACCAAGTACCTAACCCGATCGCTGGATCCGAGCTACAAGGTGCCATATTTCGAAACAACTACAAACATTCACAAACAATTTATACCATTTAATGGTTATATTCagctaaaacatgcattcaatatGATATACAAGCATTTTcaggtcttatacgagcttacgaaagctttaaGGCTAACTCATAATAgatttaggaccaaattgtaagaacttcaaatcatcaGGTGGACGTCATGACATGAGGGGGTTCCTCGTCCTACCGTGACATACTCTAATGGCCTCGTCGCGATAATGGGGTTCCTCATCACGTCGTGGCCTGGAGCCTATATCTTGTCGTGACGACACTTGTATGACATCACTACATCACATACTATTTTTGCAAATTCTATTAGGCATCAACTTGCAATTTCATCCCAAACATTTATTACACATGCTTAGCACATAAATAGCCAATACCAATACCTCTCAAGCATCATTTCAAGTTCATTAGTTCCTTAATCAATAACATACCTATGCCATATTACTTATAATCTATCAACCTAACACAACTTATCCAATCACATACATACATGCTAATCCACAATTACCATTAGAAAAAATAACCTTTTATTCTTTACATACCATATGATAATTCACATACCAGCTTTGCATTCATATGATTCAAATCCAAATGCCAAACATTTAAATtcaacatcatcaaacataacaaaataccaaaatggCTTTACTAGGTATATGCCATTTAATTAACAAAAGAGGTTCTCAAACATTGTTGAGTCTAGGATTTTGAATGGATGTTGAAATCGATGCTCAAGATCTCGAACTGAGCTTAACCTACTTACcatgatgccataacatctttcaaTTATGGTCTTACTTAATTATGTCATGatgccaaagcatctttcaactatggtcatACTCATCCTTGTCATGgtgccatagcatctttcagctatgATCTTACTCATTTTAGGCGTATAGCCTCTGACCAGTCTTATGGCCTAGATATGATCTTTACTCTTCCCATTTCATTCCATCAATTCCTCAATTTCACCATCTTataccttgatgctcgaacaccgcaGTGTCCCCTCCGCAAGGCCCGATGCTTCGCTCATCATGGGTGTACGCAACAACACCATATGACAGTATCTAACAGAATCATCCCATTTTCCCTTCCTAACTTCACCTAAACTCGAAAATGTTTCCCTTACATGCATTACAAGCATTTCATGGATGCAATACCATGGAATCTTAGCTAATTCATACACATTGAACTAAAATGGCAGATACTCATaaacccatgcaaccttacagTATACCTAGCATTTAAGGGGTCGAGTGCAAAAACTCACTTGATGCATCTTTGTCTTGTCCGCTTAGCTTTTTCAAACACTGGAGCTTCTATTCTTCTGGCAGCTAAGCAAGACAGCCAATTC contains:
- the LOC107960931 gene encoding RAN GTPase-activating protein 1, which gives rise to MNIFSSVQEGCHLRYLNLSNNALGEKGVRAFGALLKSQNSLQGLYLMNDGISEEAARAVSELIPSTEKLKVLHFHNNMTGDEGAFAISEIVKRSCSLEDFRCSSTRVGTDGGLALAEALKRCAHLKKLDLRDNMFGVEAGVALSKAISQFTDLTEVYLSYLNLEDEGTEALANALKHSAPSLEVLEMAGNDITAKGTASLAACIASKQFLTKLNLAENELKDEGAILIANALGEDHGQLNEVDMSTNAIRRAGGRHLAQVVVKKPGFKLLHINGNFISDEGIDEVKEIFKGSLDMLGPLDENDPEGEDDEEEEDEDEEENAEHEKELESKLKDLKINQ